One region of Eupeodes corollae chromosome 1, idEupCoro1.1, whole genome shotgun sequence genomic DNA includes:
- the LOC129943204 gene encoding uncharacterized protein LOC129943204 — protein MKLFVLVFITVNWFVLSWCQPTTTKTSMQASMPATTQASMTSAAAAAAPATIDDAAKKCMAQENIDPQYSKDFESGKIKPESVSTSYKCFIHCVVEARGFMKNGQLLEENIVKAAENIKSVDEVRKIIGNCKIAKAQNPCEESFNKYMCIRSELK, from the exons atgaaactctTCGTACTTGTGTTTATTACAGTTAACTGGTTTGTTCTATCATGG TGCCAACCAACAACGACGAAGACGTCAATGCAGGCATCAATGCCTGCCACTACTCAGGCATCAATGACCTCTGCCGCCGCCGCTGCTGCCCCTGCCACTATAGATGATGCAGCCAAAAAGTGCATGGCCCAAGAGAATATTGATCCACAATATTCTAAGGACTTTGAAAGTGGAAAAATTAAACCCGAAAGTGTATCCACATCTTACAAATGTTTCATCCATTGTGTCGTTGAAGCCAGAGGATTCATGAAGAATGGACAACTTCTGGAAGAGAATATAGTTAAGGCGGCTGAGAATATCAAAAGTGTCGATGAAGTGCGTAAAATTATTGGAAATTGTAAAATCGCTAAGGCCCAAAATCCCTGTGAAGAGAGTTTCAATAAATACATGTGCATTAgaagtgaattgaaataa
- the LOC129942976 gene encoding general odorant-binding protein 57c, producing MKYLCVVFVAVTCFVLSWCQSSPKPESALPEPAKKCLAQENVDYQYAIDFHSGKIKLEDVSAAFKCFIHCIVEDGGYMKDGQILEENIVKAAENITSVDQVRKIISNCKIVKGGNACEMSFNTYMCISSELK from the exons atgaaatatttgtgtgttgtttttgttgcggtCACCTGTTTTGTGCTTTCGTGG TGCCAATCATCACCAAAGCCCGAATCAGCTTTACCTGAGCCTGCCAAAAAGTGCTTGGCCCAGGAGAATGTGGATTACCAGTATGCGATTGACTTCCATAGCGGAAAAATTAAGCTTGAAGATGTGTCAGCAGCTTTCAAGTGTTTCATTCATTGTATCGTCGAAGACGGAGGATACATGAAGGATGGTCAAATTCTAGAGGAGAATATAGTCAAGGCGGCCGAGAATATCACCAGTGTCGATCAAGTGCGTAAAATTATTTCCAATTGCAAGATTGTCAAGGGCGGTAATGCCTGTGAAATGAGCTTCAATACTTACATGTGTATTTCTagtgaattgaaataa